The following proteins come from a genomic window of Hymenobacter canadensis:
- the ileS gene encoding isoleucine--tRNA ligase: MNYPEFKQPLNYGQVGTDILAWWKQNGIFEKSVSTREGQPTFVFYEGPPSANGAPGIHHVMARTVKDIFCRYQTLLGKQVHRKGGWDTHGLPIELQVEKELGITKEDIGKKISIEEYNQRCRETVMRFKAQWDDLTEKMGYWVDLDDPYITFEPEYIESCWALLKKLYDKGLLYKGYTIQPYSPAAGTGLSSHELNQPGTYRDVKDTTVVAQFKVKRDEKSEKLFANVQLDEVPLAALYGDNESEPEVFILAWTTTPWTLPANTGLAVGKNIPYVLVSTFNPYTYAPIRVVLAEALVGKYFSEKGKEASFEDFKPGDKVLPWRIENTFKGADLVGINYERLFGHDKGFPAFENEENAFRVIPGDFVTTEDGTGIVHISPTFGADDFRVAQLAGVPALMVADDEGKLGPIVDRTGRYVAQMGEFGGRWVKNYDGHDESGADYKTLDESIAIRMKGDGTAFKVEKYEHTYPHCWRTDKPVLYYPLDSWFIKTTAVKDRLIELNKTINWQPASTGTGRFGNWLENLVDWNLSRSRYWGTPLPIWRTQDGTEEICIGSIEQLNAEIDKAVAAEVMTHNPYQLVDGNWVMANGSTDQTTKIDLHRPYVDDIFLVSPSGQPMYRETDLIDVWFDSGAMPYAQWHYPLENGEKFKQNFPADFIAEGVDQTRGWFFTLHALAVMLEDSVAYKNVMANGLVLDKNGNKMSKRLGNAVDPFATISQYGPDATRWYMIANAQPWDNLKFDVAGITEVQRRFFGTLFNTYSFYALYANLDGFQAREFDRTPHAELSELDRWILSKLQSLILEVRGHYDSYDPTKAARAIQDFVTDQLSNWHVRLSRRRFWKGELTADKRAAYETLQECLVVVSQLMAPIAPFFAEWLYQNMTNGMRAEAIERKTPLAAESVHLTLLVEADEARIDKDLEERMELAQRISSLTHSLRKKSVLKVRQPLQRILVPVFNDSTRAQVALVEDLICAEVNVKHVEFLDDASGVLVKSVKPNFKRLGQQYGAKLKAVGARIQQMSAKEISTLEKTGQLAVEIDGEAYTLAPDDVEIRTQDLPGWLVATDGPLTVALDVTLTDELRQEGVARELVNRLQNLRKDSGLEVQDKIRVTLGQQPELEAAVQSFGGYIREEVQALSLDFAPEISGGAVLEFDEFSVPVLLNVATA, encoded by the coding sequence ATGAACTACCCCGAATTCAAGCAGCCGCTCAACTACGGCCAGGTCGGCACCGATATCCTGGCGTGGTGGAAGCAGAACGGCATCTTTGAGAAGAGCGTGAGCACCCGCGAAGGGCAGCCCACATTCGTGTTTTATGAGGGCCCGCCCTCGGCCAACGGCGCCCCCGGCATTCACCACGTAATGGCCCGGACGGTGAAGGACATCTTCTGCCGCTACCAGACGCTGCTGGGCAAGCAGGTGCACCGCAAAGGCGGCTGGGACACCCACGGCCTGCCCATCGAGTTGCAGGTAGAAAAGGAGCTGGGCATCACGAAGGAGGATATCGGTAAGAAAATCAGCATTGAGGAGTACAACCAGCGCTGCCGCGAAACCGTGATGCGCTTCAAGGCCCAGTGGGACGACCTCACCGAGAAAATGGGCTATTGGGTGGACCTCGACGACCCCTACATCACCTTCGAGCCCGAGTACATTGAGAGCTGCTGGGCCCTGCTCAAGAAGCTCTACGACAAAGGCCTTCTCTACAAAGGCTACACCATCCAGCCCTACTCGCCGGCGGCCGGCACCGGCCTTTCCTCGCACGAGCTGAACCAGCCGGGCACCTACCGGGACGTGAAAGACACCACCGTGGTGGCGCAGTTCAAGGTGAAGCGGGATGAGAAGTCGGAGAAGCTATTTGCCAATGTGCAGCTCGACGAAGTGCCACTGGCTGCTTTATACGGCGACAATGAATCAGAGCCCGAGGTGTTCATCCTGGCCTGGACGACGACGCCCTGGACCCTGCCCGCCAACACCGGGCTGGCCGTGGGCAAGAACATCCCGTACGTGCTGGTGAGCACCTTCAACCCCTACACCTACGCGCCCATCCGGGTGGTGCTGGCGGAGGCGCTGGTGGGCAAATACTTCTCGGAGAAAGGCAAAGAGGCCTCGTTTGAGGACTTCAAGCCCGGCGACAAAGTGCTGCCCTGGCGCATCGAAAACACCTTCAAAGGTGCCGACCTCGTGGGCATCAATTACGAGCGGCTGTTCGGCCACGACAAAGGCTTTCCGGCGTTTGAAAACGAGGAAAACGCCTTCCGCGTGATTCCCGGCGACTTCGTGACCACCGAGGACGGCACCGGCATCGTGCACATTTCGCCCACGTTTGGCGCCGACGACTTCCGGGTAGCCCAGCTGGCCGGCGTCCCCGCCCTGATGGTAGCCGACGACGAAGGCAAGCTCGGCCCCATCGTGGACCGGACGGGCCGCTACGTGGCCCAGATGGGCGAATTTGGCGGCCGCTGGGTGAAGAACTACGACGGCCACGACGAGTCGGGAGCCGACTACAAAACTCTCGACGAAAGCATTGCCATCCGCATGAAAGGCGACGGCACGGCCTTCAAGGTGGAGAAGTACGAGCATACCTACCCGCACTGCTGGCGCACCGACAAGCCTGTGCTCTACTACCCGCTCGACTCCTGGTTTATCAAGACCACGGCGGTGAAAGACCGGCTCATCGAGCTCAACAAAACCATCAACTGGCAGCCTGCCAGCACCGGCACCGGCCGCTTCGGCAACTGGCTGGAAAACCTGGTCGACTGGAACCTGAGCCGCTCGCGCTACTGGGGCACGCCCCTGCCCATCTGGCGCACCCAGGACGGCACCGAGGAAATCTGCATCGGCAGCATCGAGCAGCTGAACGCCGAAATCGACAAGGCCGTCGCCGCCGAAGTCATGACCCACAACCCCTACCAGCTGGTGGATGGCAACTGGGTAATGGCCAACGGCTCTACGGACCAAACCACTAAAATCGACCTGCACCGGCCCTACGTGGACGACATCTTCCTGGTGTCGCCCTCGGGCCAGCCCATGTACCGCGAAACCGACCTCATCGACGTGTGGTTTGATAGCGGCGCCATGCCCTACGCCCAGTGGCACTACCCGCTGGAAAACGGCGAGAAATTCAAGCAGAACTTCCCGGCCGATTTCATTGCCGAAGGCGTGGACCAGACCCGCGGTTGGTTCTTCACGCTGCACGCGCTGGCCGTGATGCTGGAGGACTCGGTGGCCTACAAAAACGTGATGGCCAACGGCTTGGTGCTCGACAAGAACGGCAACAAGATGAGCAAGCGCCTCGGCAACGCCGTGGATCCGTTTGCCACCATCAGCCAGTACGGCCCCGATGCCACGCGCTGGTACATGATTGCCAACGCCCAGCCCTGGGACAACCTCAAATTCGACGTGGCCGGTATCACGGAGGTGCAGCGCCGCTTCTTCGGCACGCTCTTCAACACCTACTCGTTCTACGCCCTCTACGCCAACCTCGACGGCTTCCAGGCCCGCGAATTCGACCGCACGCCGCACGCCGAGCTGAGCGAGCTGGACCGCTGGATTCTCAGCAAACTCCAGTCGCTGATCCTCGAAGTGCGCGGCCACTACGACAGCTACGACCCTACGAAGGCCGCCCGCGCCATCCAGGATTTCGTGACGGACCAGCTCTCCAACTGGCACGTGCGCCTTTCGCGCCGCCGCTTCTGGAAGGGCGAGCTGACCGCCGACAAGCGCGCCGCCTACGAAACCCTGCAGGAATGCCTGGTGGTAGTGTCGCAGCTCATGGCCCCGATTGCGCCCTTCTTCGCCGAGTGGCTCTACCAGAACATGACCAACGGCATGCGCGCCGAAGCCATCGAGCGCAAGACCCCGCTGGCCGCCGAATCGGTGCATTTGACCCTGCTGGTAGAGGCCGATGAGGCCCGTATCGATAAGGACCTGGAGGAGCGCATGGAGCTGGCTCAGCGCATTTCTTCGCTCACTCACTCACTCCGCAAGAAATCGGTGCTGAAGGTGCGCCAGCCGCTCCAGCGCATTCTGGTGCCGGTATTCAACGACTCGACCCGCGCTCAGGTGGCGCTGGTGGAAGATCTGATCTGCGCCGAGGTGAACGTGAAGCATGTGGAGTTCCTCGATGATGCCAGCGGCGTGCTGGTGAAATCGGTGAAGCCCAACTTCAAGCGCCTGGGCCAGCAGTACGGCGCCAAGCTGAAAGCCGTGGGCGCCCGCATCCAGCAGATGAGCGCCAAGGAAATCAGCACCCTCGAAAAAACCGGCCAGCTGGCCGTGGAAATCGACGGCGAAGCCTACACCCTGGCCCCCGACGACGTGGAAATCCGCACCCAGGACCTGCCCGGCTGGCTGGTAGCCACCGACGGCCCGCTCACCGTGGCCCTCGACGTGACCCTCACCGACGAGCTGCGCCAGGAAGGCGTGGCCCGCGAGCTGGTGAACCGCCTCCAGAACCTGCGCAAAGACAGCGGCCTGGAAGTGCAGGACAAAATCCGCGTGACGCTGGGCCAGCAGCCCGAGCTGGAAGCCGCCGTGCAGTCGTTCGGCGGCTACATCCGGGAGGAAGTGCAGGCCCTGAGCCTGGATTTCGCCCCGGAAATCAGCGGCGGCGCGGTGCTGGAATTCGACGAGTTTTCCGTGCCTGTGCTGCTGAACGTAGCAACTGCCTAA
- a CDS encoding lipoprotein signal peptidase yields MKYWKYYLVAVLVIVIDQLSKWAVHRYMPLGMPGEVPLLGDWLKLHYTTNPGMAFGVELPAPYGKVLLTLFRLVAVTGIAYYIRRLWQQRAPQGLMFCIALILGGAIGNLVDSIFYGIVYGPALTVYGAPTPWLHGQVIDMIFVDFPDGFFPASWPLVGGQMIPDFPIFNIADSSIFVGVVLILLFQNRFYSTEDEKAHPLAANDPAAAQARHDAEASEVV; encoded by the coding sequence ATGAAGTACTGGAAATACTATCTGGTGGCCGTGCTGGTCATCGTCATTGATCAGCTCTCCAAGTGGGCCGTGCACCGCTACATGCCCCTCGGCATGCCTGGCGAAGTACCGCTGCTCGGCGACTGGCTGAAGCTGCACTACACCACCAATCCGGGCATGGCCTTCGGAGTGGAGCTGCCCGCGCCCTACGGCAAGGTGCTGCTCACGCTGTTCCGGCTGGTGGCCGTGACGGGCATTGCCTACTACATCCGGCGGCTGTGGCAGCAGCGCGCGCCCCAGGGCCTCATGTTCTGCATCGCCCTGATTCTGGGCGGTGCCATCGGCAACCTCGTCGATTCCATCTTCTACGGCATTGTCTACGGCCCCGCCCTCACGGTGTACGGCGCCCCCACGCCCTGGCTGCACGGGCAGGTGATTGACATGATTTTCGTGGATTTCCCCGACGGTTTCTTCCCCGCCTCGTGGCCGCTGGTCGGTGGCCAGATGATTCCGGACTTCCCCATCTTCAACATCGCCGACTCCAGTATCTTCGTGGGCGTGGTGCTGATTCTGCTGTTCCAGAACCGTTTCTACAGCACCGAAGACGAAAAAGCGCACCCCTTGGCCGCCAACGACCCCGCCGCCGCCCAGGCCCGCCACGACGCCGAAGCCTCGGAAGTGGTGTAG